One Chloroflexota bacterium genomic region harbors:
- a CDS encoding EAL domain-containing protein, whose translation MRTHGLNASGARRSGALRTGLARLRPRAWLVFLGGGLGLAVAGALIGDEKAFQPLLNAMGLAAAVAILAGVRMHHPARHLPWQLIALCTALTTIGIGMVPRTGDVAIVGQAMTGAGFVAGFSGFVMLMRGRIPGGERAAFLDAAILASGTGVLIWAFGFAPYLLAGQGNTAAVAAFFYPAIVASAAVAPLWFLGGAHRPATRLLVLLALLTLALTFMDMLRGVIGHGAFPGPYLLAEFASLAVVSAAALHPSMAIAAERHSSEFRPIGRRRIVALAAALLVNPATLAIEVASGRQVDPAPYLVGGTLIGILVIARLGGALRQLGESLGERDSLMELLRRQALFDALTSLPNRSFFNDRLTAAIANRSADRLLAVLLVDLDDFKAVNDSYGHEAGDALLVAVGERLRKATREGDTAARFGGDEFVIALPACADPLMPIGIAKRVLAMLGEPFDVGGHSLTVSASIGVAVADPGDRTIDDLVRKADVAMYLAKSHGKGRVEVFEPSMQAAAPTKLQLQTDLAAGITAGDLRLHYQPVVDLDTGRTIGFEALVRWLRDGQLIPPLDFIPLAESSGLIGPLTDWVIEEACRMTAATGRRGERPWVSVNLSSSQLVRQDIVARIGRTLEATGLAADRLIVEITESSLLEIDVARPALERLSEIGVRVAIDDFGTGYSALSYLAHLPIDIVKIDRWFVHALQKAGPEEAIASAIIALAKRLKLTTIGEGIETAAQLDQLASLGCDLGQGFFLGVPAPEQHLRPVSSSRRSRARQASLGSLIA comes from the coding sequence ATGAGGACCCATGGCCTGAACGCGTCGGGCGCAAGACGATCGGGTGCGCTCCGGACCGGGTTGGCCCGACTGCGCCCACGGGCGTGGCTCGTCTTCCTCGGTGGAGGCCTTGGCCTCGCCGTCGCCGGAGCACTCATCGGTGACGAGAAGGCCTTCCAGCCGCTCCTGAACGCGATGGGATTGGCGGCCGCGGTGGCCATCCTCGCCGGCGTCAGGATGCATCACCCGGCCCGACACCTGCCGTGGCAGCTGATCGCCCTCTGCACCGCCCTCACGACGATCGGGATCGGGATGGTTCCCAGGACCGGTGATGTCGCGATCGTGGGCCAGGCGATGACTGGCGCCGGTTTCGTGGCCGGCTTCAGTGGTTTCGTCATGCTCATGCGTGGTCGCATCCCGGGTGGCGAACGCGCAGCCTTCCTGGATGCGGCGATCCTCGCCTCTGGAACCGGCGTCCTGATCTGGGCATTCGGCTTCGCCCCGTACCTTCTGGCCGGACAGGGCAATACCGCAGCTGTGGCTGCCTTCTTCTACCCCGCCATCGTCGCATCGGCGGCGGTCGCCCCACTGTGGTTCCTCGGTGGGGCCCATCGCCCCGCGACCCGCCTCCTCGTCCTCCTCGCCCTTCTCACGCTTGCCCTCACGTTCATGGACATGCTGCGCGGCGTGATCGGCCATGGCGCGTTCCCCGGCCCGTACCTTCTGGCTGAATTCGCGTCACTGGCCGTCGTGAGTGCAGCCGCCCTTCATCCCTCGATGGCGATCGCGGCGGAGCGGCACAGCTCAGAGTTTCGGCCCATCGGCCGCCGTCGGATCGTGGCGCTGGCGGCCGCCCTTCTGGTCAATCCGGCGACCCTGGCGATCGAGGTCGCGAGCGGTCGGCAGGTCGATCCTGCGCCGTATCTCGTCGGCGGGACGCTGATCGGCATCCTCGTCATCGCTCGCCTCGGCGGCGCTTTGCGGCAGCTCGGCGAAAGCCTTGGCGAACGCGATTCGCTGATGGAGCTGCTTCGCCGACAGGCGCTCTTCGATGCGCTCACGTCGTTGCCCAATCGGAGCTTCTTCAATGACCGATTGACCGCCGCCATCGCGAACCGATCCGCCGACCGCCTGCTGGCGGTCCTGCTCGTCGATCTCGACGACTTCAAGGCGGTCAACGACAGCTACGGACACGAAGCGGGAGACGCGCTGCTGGTCGCCGTCGGCGAGCGGCTGCGCAAGGCGACCCGCGAGGGTGATACGGCGGCTCGATTCGGCGGCGACGAGTTCGTCATCGCCCTGCCAGCCTGCGCCGACCCACTGATGCCGATCGGCATCGCCAAACGCGTCCTGGCGATGCTCGGCGAGCCGTTCGACGTCGGGGGTCACAGCCTGACGGTGAGCGCCAGCATCGGCGTGGCCGTGGCCGACCCCGGCGATCGAACCATCGACGATCTGGTCCGCAAGGCTGACGTCGCGATGTACCTGGCCAAGAGCCACGGCAAGGGCCGTGTCGAGGTCTTCGAGCCGTCGATGCAGGCGGCCGCGCCGACCAAGCTCCAACTCCAAACGGACCTTGCGGCCGGGATCACCGCCGGCGACCTGCGTCTCCACTACCAGCCGGTCGTGGACCTGGACACCGGCCGGACGATCGGGTTCGAGGCGCTCGTTCGCTGGCTGCGGGACGGCCAGCTCATCCCGCCGCTCGACTTCATCCCGTTGGCGGAATCGAGCGGGCTGATCGGCCCACTGACCGACTGGGTCATCGAGGAGGCCTGCCGCATGACGGCGGCCACGGGCAGACGCGGTGAGCGTCCGTGGGTCAGTGTGAACCTGTCGTCGAGCCAACTCGTGCGCCAGGATATCGTCGCTCGGATCGGCCGCACTCTCGAGGCGACCGGCCTGGCTGCGGATCGCCTGATCGTCGAGATCACGGAGTCGTCCCTGCTCGAGATCGATGTAGCTCGGCCGGCCCTCGAACGCTTGAGCGAGATCGGCGTCCGTGTCGCCATCGACGACTTCGGGACCGGCTATTCGGCGCTGAGCTATCTCGCACACCTGCCGATCGACATCGTCAAGATCGACCGTTGGTTCGTCCACGCGCTTCAGAAAGCGGGCCCCGAGGAAGCCATCGCCTCGGCCATCATCGCCCTCGCCAAGCGGCTCAAGTTGACGACGATCGGCGAGGGGATCGAGACCGCGGCCCAGCTCGACCAGCTCGCGTCGCTCGGTTGCGATCTCGGCCAGGGCTTCTTCCTGGGCGTACCCGCTCCTGAGCAGCACCTGCGCCCCGTCTCATCGTCGCGGCGCAGCCGGGCGCGGCAGGCCAGCCTCGGCAGCCTCATCGCCTGA
- a CDS encoding SRPBCC family protein, giving the protein MRVQSQITVNRPSDQVFAAITDANITTKWASATERSWWVTPPPDGVGSVRRATGTVMGQPFENEAKVIEHDPPRRQVMSGQESGVKFQVALDFVPEADGTHITVTSDIQLSGGMRFLGPMISHKYRQMWDVDLAAFKRMMEAGELP; this is encoded by the coding sequence GTGCGCGTCCAGAGCCAGATCACGGTGAACCGCCCATCCGACCAGGTCTTCGCGGCCATCACCGATGCCAACATCACGACCAAGTGGGCGTCGGCCACCGAGAGGTCGTGGTGGGTCACGCCGCCCCCGGACGGCGTTGGATCGGTCCGCCGCGCCACGGGAACGGTGATGGGCCAGCCGTTCGAGAACGAGGCCAAGGTCATCGAGCACGACCCGCCCCGCCGCCAGGTGATGTCCGGCCAGGAGTCGGGCGTGAAGTTCCAGGTCGCCCTGGACTTCGTTCCGGAGGCGGATGGAACGCACATCACCGTGACCTCCGACATTCAGCTGAGCGGAGGGATGCGATTCCTCGGACCGATGATCTCGCATAAGTACCGGCAGATGTGGGACGTCGATCTGGCCGCCTTCAAGCGGATGATGGAGGCTGGCGAGCTGCCGTAG
- a CDS encoding DUF1801 domain-containing protein, whose product MATQQGMYGQTPTGPTDPDAWLAALDDVRRPQLEELDARIRKLVPGLRRYVDRGFLSYGRYSYRGRSGRTGDWMCLAIASNKQYISLYAGPIGLEPFAARLAKANLGRGCIRFKRLSDVDLDVIDEVIRVSAATDGQTITY is encoded by the coding sequence ATGGCGACGCAACAGGGCATGTACGGCCAGACACCGACTGGCCCGACAGACCCCGACGCATGGTTGGCGGCGCTGGATGACGTCCGCCGACCGCAGTTGGAGGAGCTGGATGCCCGGATCCGGAAGCTGGTACCCGGATTGCGCCGGTACGTCGACCGCGGATTCCTGAGCTACGGTCGCTATTCGTATCGGGGCAGGTCAGGCCGAACGGGCGATTGGATGTGCCTGGCCATCGCATCGAACAAGCAGTACATCTCGCTCTACGCGGGTCCCATCGGCCTGGAGCCGTTCGCCGCGCGGCTCGCCAAAGCGAACCTGGGCAGAGGCTGCATCCGCTTCAAGCGCCTGTCCGATGTCGATCTCGACGTAATCGACGAGGTGATCCGCGTCTCCGCCGCGACCGACGGCCAGACGATCACGTATTGA
- a CDS encoding alpha/beta fold hydrolase has translation MVQAIKRDEVFIEPEGIHVETHQPERRSRKPPLLLVHGVLTGSWLWSSFASYFAERGWEAHALNLRGHFTSDLADLEDTRMRDYADDIGIAARQLGRPPVLIGWGMGALAALLYAQSRPVLGLVLLAPSPPAAALPRRPADHELKSVPGVYDAAWWGWLAPLDELRAWMPDMTDEELSKMQELLAGAHESGRARQERMLGVAIDPGLIRMPTLVIGAGLDDVIHPSEARRTADLLGATYEYIPGASHFGLVMGSETWPAVAASILGWLEERRHGMMAANADLVGASRR, from the coding sequence GTGGTCCAGGCCATCAAGCGCGACGAGGTCTTCATCGAGCCCGAAGGGATCCACGTCGAGACCCATCAGCCCGAACGTCGCAGCCGCAAACCCCCACTTCTGCTGGTGCATGGCGTGCTCACCGGGTCATGGCTGTGGTCGAGTTTCGCGTCCTATTTCGCCGAACGCGGCTGGGAGGCGCATGCCCTGAACCTGCGCGGCCACTTCACCTCTGATCTGGCCGATCTGGAGGACACCCGGATGCGCGATTACGCCGATGACATCGGGATCGCGGCCCGCCAGCTGGGGCGTCCCCCGGTGCTGATCGGGTGGGGGATGGGGGCCCTGGCCGCGCTGCTGTACGCCCAGTCGCGCCCCGTGCTGGGCCTCGTCCTGCTGGCACCTTCCCCGCCGGCCGCGGCCCTCCCCCGACGCCCGGCCGACCATGAGCTGAAATCCGTCCCGGGCGTGTACGACGCCGCGTGGTGGGGCTGGCTGGCCCCCCTGGACGAGCTGCGAGCCTGGATGCCCGACATGACCGATGAGGAGCTGTCCAAGATGCAGGAGCTGCTGGCCGGCGCGCACGAGTCGGGGCGAGCCCGCCAGGAACGGATGCTGGGCGTGGCCATCGACCCGGGGCTGATCCGGATGCCGACGCTGGTCATCGGTGCCGGCCTGGACGACGTCATCCATCCGTCGGAGGCGCGTCGGACCGCCGACCTGCTGGGCGCGACCTACGAATACATCCCTGGGGCCAGCCATTTCGGGCTGGTCATGGGTTCCGAGACGTGGCCGGCGGTGGCCGCGTCCATCCTCGGCTGGTTGGAGGAGCGGCGCCACGGGATGATGGCCGCCAACGCCGACCTGGTGGGAGCGTCCCGCCGCTAG
- a CDS encoding DUF1015 domain-containing protein: MPLVRPLRGLGYALDRFGSGEIPARVRRPGEGAASPGRVADLTDLVCPPYDVINDSQRAALLARHPRNAVRLELSAEAAPHRAAAEALAAWQADGTLSIRSRAALYAYRYQAADSAESAAVRGILARIRLEPWGPGIRPHEHTLPGPKEDRLGLLQATRTQLSPILVLYADRSARYAPLIERAVFDEWRARDGDGLLHRTGVIESDQGLAAYLSRRRLVVADGHHRYETALSYQAEVRSRPIPGAAAPGALAADWVMAVLVNAAQEQLEIRPTHRLLRRADADRLRDLVQGPDPLFQAVSVAAEQLAQRLADLRDATEAVFGLVLPDGEGWLLIGDVDAAADRMRREPVSAPARRLDLALLHAALLGDRLGITEADVAGGETLLYTRSEADARARVARGEVAAAILVRPTRLEELTAVAAAGDVMPQKSTYFYPKLLTGMVFYPLEG, translated from the coding sequence ATGCCCCTGGTGCGCCCGCTGCGCGGGCTCGGCTATGCACTGGATCGGTTCGGCAGCGGCGAGATCCCGGCCCGGGTTCGACGACCGGGCGAGGGAGCAGCGTCCCCCGGACGCGTTGCGGACCTGACCGATCTGGTCTGCCCTCCGTATGACGTCATCAACGACTCCCAGCGCGCGGCGTTGCTGGCGCGCCACCCGCGCAACGCGGTCCGCCTGGAGCTCAGCGCGGAGGCGGCCCCGCACCGGGCGGCCGCCGAGGCATTGGCGGCCTGGCAGGCGGACGGGACGTTGAGCATTCGATCGCGGGCCGCGTTGTACGCGTACCGCTATCAGGCGGCCGACTCCGCGGAGTCGGCGGCGGTGCGCGGGATCCTGGCCCGCATCCGCCTGGAACCATGGGGGCCCGGCATTCGGCCTCATGAGCACACCCTGCCCGGCCCCAAGGAGGATCGACTGGGGCTGCTCCAGGCGACCCGGACTCAGCTCAGCCCGATCCTGGTGCTGTACGCGGACCGCTCGGCGCGCTATGCGCCGCTCATCGAACGGGCGGTCTTCGACGAGTGGCGGGCCCGCGACGGGGACGGGCTCTTGCATCGCACCGGTGTGATCGAGTCCGACCAGGGCCTCGCCGCGTACCTGTCCCGGAGGCGACTGGTGGTCGCCGACGGGCACCATCGGTATGAGACTGCGCTGTCCTACCAGGCCGAGGTCCGATCCAGACCGATACCCGGCGCCGCCGCGCCGGGCGCCCTGGCGGCGGACTGGGTGATGGCGGTCCTGGTCAATGCCGCCCAGGAGCAGCTCGAGATCCGGCCCACCCATCGGCTCCTGCGCCGAGCCGATGCCGATCGGCTGCGCGACCTGGTGCAGGGCCCCGATCCACTGTTCCAGGCCGTGTCGGTGGCAGCCGAGCAGCTGGCCCAGCGGCTGGCGGACCTGCGCGATGCCACCGAAGCCGTGTTCGGGCTGGTCCTGCCCGACGGGGAGGGGTGGCTCCTGATCGGAGACGTGGATGCCGCGGCCGACCGGATGCGGCGCGAGCCGGTCAGCGCGCCGGCCCGCCGGCTCGACCTGGCGCTGCTGCATGCCGCGCTGCTCGGCGACCGGCTGGGCATCACCGAGGCGGACGTGGCCGGCGGGGAGACGCTCCTCTACACTAGGAGCGAGGCCGATGCCCGCGCCCGCGTTGCCCGCGGCGAGGTGGCGGCGGCGATCCTGGTGCGCCCCACCCGGCTGGAGGAATTGACCGCGGTGGCGGCTGCCGGGGACGTCATGCCGCAGAAGTCGACCTACTTCTATCCGAAGCTGCTGACCGGGATGGTCTTCTATCCGCTGGAGGGTTGA